A region of Toxorhynchites rutilus septentrionalis strain SRP chromosome 1, ASM2978413v1, whole genome shotgun sequence DNA encodes the following proteins:
- the LOC129777621 gene encoding uncharacterized protein LOC129777621: MDKQNEPSTVGTKRATAKDKPVATVTTKCKAKAGDEFIPPDGGWGWVIVLAAGCSNLCTFPVIQQFGLLFRERMNQLGINSSEITTLINTNSALLSIVGLANGPMFRRFTYRQIAFFGSSLVALALCLTSMANSFTMYLILYSILYGSGVGITASANSLALNTYFREKRRHATGFSWTVTALGPIIAPHIITYLLPRFDVSGTVLIFAGFAMNAVACSLLLQPVEWHAKSANPTITNEADVEPTSLCQYCQSHPLRKDHSALSSQYLYNADNNCATGYEIIDPGTPMLSRANDGWYSSNAARSHYGSRMNLTSASRLTSTRPSYANLAESSKRALDEEAPTTPLADRGATGGFCRRGRSNTFNREKELLKMASSKLEQIVDPEITCCRCTCTETEPKIPPDEEIQENPTGFSFLQKIVIFFDLDLLKDYIYVNIMVGITLANFAELNFSILTPFVLGDFGLSKEQIALAMSLLGAMDILSRFAIPFLAGMIGWENRTFFLFGVMNMALGRVVLAHFHSYPAVLATACWIGLNKGLRTVFMALAIPSHVPLERLPGATGIQLLFSGVFCLVVGPIVGLIRDHTNYTVTLHCLNIATYLTALSWGLERFCAGSKRTQEEERNSQEQKQLLTQKPLIK; this comes from the exons ATGGATAAACAAAATGAGCCATCCACGGTGGGAACGAAACGTGCCACTGCCAAGGACAAACCCGTGGCGACAGTGACCACCAAGTGCAAAGCGAAAGCTGGCGATGAGTTTATTCCGCCAGATGGCGGCTGGGGATGGGTAATTGTGCTCGCCGCCGGATGTTCAAAT TTGTGTACGTTTCCAGTCATACAGCAATTCGGTTTGCTATTTCGCGAACGAATGAACCAACTTGGAATAAATTCCTCGGAAATAACAACACTCATCAACACGAACTCGGCACTGTTGTCGATTGTTG GCCTCGCGAATGGTCCGATGTTCCGACGATTCACTTACCGTCAGATTGCCTTCTTCGGGTCTTCCCTAGTAGCCCTCGCGCTATGCCTAACTTCTATGGCGAACTCTTTTACCATGTACTTGATCTTGTATTCCATATTGTACG GGTCTGGGGTCGGCATAACCGCATCGGCGAACTCCCTCGCCCTCAACACATACTTCCGGGAGAAGCGCCGACACGCGACTGGTTTCTCCTGGACTGTAACCGCCCTCGGACCCATCATTGCGCCGCATATCATAACCTACCTTCTTCCGCGGTTCGACGTCAGTGGCACCGTACTCATTTTCGCAGGCTTCGCAATGAATGCCGTTGCTTGCTCGTTACTATTGCAGCCCGTTGAATGGCATGCGAAGTCCGCAAACCCAACGATCACGAACGAGGCCGACGTGGAACCCACCTCCCTGTGTCAGTACTGCCAGTCGCATCCCCTCCGAAAGGATCACAGTGCACTGTCGAGTCAGTACCTGTACAATGCGGACAACAATTGCGCTACCGGGTACGAGATTATCGATCCGGGAACTCCAATGCTCTCGAGAGCCAACGATGGCTGGTACTCGAGCAATGCCGCTCGCTCCCACTACGGCTCCCGAATGAACCTCACCAGTGCGAGTCGACTGACGTCAACGCGACCATCGTACGCCAATCTGGCGGAATCCTCCAAACGGGCGCTGGATGAGGAAGCTCCGACAACTCCATTGGCTGATCGTGGCGCCACCGGTGGCTTCTGCCGCCGGGGACGATCGAATACCTTCAATCGTGAAAAGGAGCTCCTCAAGATGGCCTCTTCCAAACTGGAACAAATAGTGGACCCCGAGATCACCTGTTGTCGATGTACCTGTACTGAAACAGAACCCAAGATTCCACCGGATGAAGAAATCCAGGAGAATCCGACAGGATTCAGCTTCCTCCAGAAGATCGTAATCTTTTTTGACTTGGATCTGCTGAAGGACTACATCTATGTGAACATAATGGTCGGAATAACTTTGGCGAACTTTGCGGAGCTGAATTTCTCCATCCTGACACCCTTCGTTCTGGGTGACTTCGGGCTGAGTAAGGAGCAAATAGCGCTCGCCATGTCGCTGCTCGGAGCGATGGACATCTTGAGCCGATTCGCTATTCCTTTCCTTGCCGGAATGATCGGGTGGGAAAATAGGACGTTTTTCCTGTTTGGCGTGATGAACATGGCGCTGGGACGAGTTG TTCTCGCTCACTTCCATTCGTACCCGGCGGTGCTAGCGACCGCGTGTTGGATCGGGTTGAACAAGGGTCTCCGCACGGTGTTCATGGCACTGGCGATACCGTCACACGTTCCGCTCGAGCGGCTACCGGGAGCGACCGGCATTCAGCTGTTGTTTTCGGGTGTTTTCTGCCTGGTTGTGGGACCAATTGTCG